One window of Treponema denticola genomic DNA carries:
- a CDS encoding ABC transporter substrate-binding protein, translated as MKTLKRLTMLILLVSVALGMIACGGTGVGGGAAGKGPIAKAEAIMAEETAAGVPDFTSPPVEDKDLKVPGMPEEVVWITSYPKDLSSKDTKKGGTLHLSLSEYPTTFRYVGPESNLSTRPLMRINAALLDVNAETQEYMPYAATHWAFGADNQTVYYKLNEHMKWSDGVPCTADDFIFCWESYCSPNLEDPWYNNQYKKYEVKKINDYCISIKYLESDKLPKVSLLSETDFIPRPKHFHNGEVKKGWYNEYNWKVEPTTGPYIVNADKCVQGEMLIVEKVKDWWGHEYPYWKNRCNIDTVEYKVITGGQDMVENYFWNGELDYFYMNIPATWRRCATNENITKGYVDRWVANYLPLQGVQGIFFNTQFPLFSNKKVRQAMYYAIDIQGMIDQALYGEYKRNHNIGLGQIWGGIDFNDHSIRKPDFNPDTARKMLGEAGYTVVGSDGILQNAKGERVSFELLYAAPNHTERLSILKEQAKKAGVEIELKMMESGAFNTLLNKKHQAYWGGYNTWYEPSYWQYFSKANAEKVSTNNSFGWWSEEMEKLLAFEESGPPLAEKAENNKKIERLVHEEALVIPHYYLDFVRSGVWKWIRMPSWGNRKLDYEEDFMNYKSYMWIDEDIRQEVLKAKAEGKTFEPRVWTPSARYISE; from the coding sequence ATGAAAACATTAAAAAGATTAACCATGTTAATTCTTTTGGTTTCAGTTGCTCTCGGAATGATCGCTTGCGGCGGTACCGGAGTTGGCGGCGGAGCTGCAGGAAAAGGCCCCATCGCTAAGGCTGAAGCAATTATGGCAGAAGAAACTGCAGCCGGTGTACCCGACTTTACTTCACCGCCTGTAGAGGACAAGGACCTCAAGGTTCCAGGTATGCCTGAGGAAGTAGTTTGGATTACAAGTTATCCGAAAGACTTATCGTCAAAAGATACAAAGAAGGGCGGAACCTTACATCTTTCTTTAAGTGAGTATCCTACAACATTTAGATATGTAGGCCCCGAATCAAACTTAAGTACAAGACCTTTGATGAGGATTAATGCCGCCTTATTAGATGTAAACGCTGAAACACAGGAGTATATGCCTTATGCTGCAACTCACTGGGCTTTCGGTGCCGACAATCAGACTGTTTACTACAAACTTAACGAACATATGAAGTGGTCTGACGGTGTTCCCTGTACGGCAGATGACTTTATCTTCTGTTGGGAATCCTATTGTTCTCCCAACCTCGAAGATCCTTGGTACAATAACCAGTACAAAAAATATGAAGTTAAAAAAATTAATGACTACTGTATTTCAATTAAATACTTGGAATCGGACAAGCTGCCGAAAGTATCTCTTCTTAGTGAAACAGACTTTATCCCGAGGCCCAAGCACTTCCATAACGGCGAAGTTAAAAAGGGTTGGTACAACGAATATAACTGGAAGGTTGAGCCTACAACAGGACCTTATATCGTAAATGCCGATAAATGCGTTCAGGGTGAAATGCTGATTGTTGAAAAAGTTAAGGACTGGTGGGGACATGAATATCCTTACTGGAAAAACCGATGTAATATCGACACAGTTGAATACAAAGTTATTACCGGCGGACAGGATATGGTTGAAAACTATTTCTGGAACGGTGAGCTCGACTACTTTTATATGAATATCCCTGCAACATGGAGAAGATGTGCTACAAACGAAAACATTACCAAAGGTTATGTTGATCGATGGGTGGCTAACTATCTTCCTTTACAGGGTGTTCAGGGTATCTTCTTTAATACTCAGTTCCCATTGTTCAGCAACAAGAAAGTGCGACAGGCTATGTACTATGCCATCGACATTCAGGGCATGATCGATCAGGCCCTCTACGGCGAATATAAGCGAAATCACAATATCGGTTTAGGCCAGATTTGGGGCGGGATAGACTTTAATGACCACTCAATCCGAAAGCCCGATTTTAATCCCGATACGGCAAGAAAAATGCTCGGTGAAGCAGGCTACACTGTTGTAGGTTCTGACGGAATCTTACAGAATGCAAAAGGTGAAAGAGTTTCTTTCGAGCTTCTTTATGCTGCACCTAATCACACAGAACGCTTGTCGATTCTTAAAGAACAGGCTAAAAAAGCCGGTGTAGAAATTGAGCTTAAGATGATGGAAAGCGGTGCTTTCAATACCCTTCTTAATAAAAAACACCAGGCCTATTGGGGCGGTTATAACACATGGTATGAACCCTCATATTGGCAGTATTTCTCAAAGGCCAATGCCGAAAAGGTAAGTACAAACAACTCCTTCGGCTGGTGGAGTGAAGAGATGGAAAAACTCCTTGCATTTGAAGAATCCGGACCTCCCTTGGCAGAAAAGGCTGAAAACAACAAAAAGATTGAACGCCTTGTTCACGAAGAAGCTTTGGTTATCCCCCATTACTATCTCGATTTTGTGAGAAGCGGTGTTTGGAAGTGGATAAGAATGCCTTCTTGGGGTAACAGAAAGCTTGATTATGAAGAAGACTTCATGAATTACAAGAGTTATATGTGGATTGATGAAGATATCCGCCAAGAAGTTCTTAAGGCAAAAGCCGAAGGAAAAACCTTTGAACCTCGTGTTTGGACTCCTTCAGCCCGCTATATTTCAGAATAA
- a CDS encoding ABC transporter ATP-binding protein — translation MSGENLLTIEDLSVAFKSGAGDPVEVIDRVSLKLERGRTLSLVGESGCGKSVTASSVMRILPQPYGIVTNGKILFEGQNILDLPIDEMYKKRGAEIAMIFQEPMTALNPVHIVEKQIGEVFELHRPEIAKDERQTHVLKVLKDVEMPSAEQRLKNYPFQLSGGMRQRVMIAMALAGHPKLLIADEPTTALDVTVQAQILALIKALQEKNNMSVLYITHDMGVVAEVSDDVAVMYAGQIVETADVNTIFKNPRHPYTRGLIASMPKMNSEPKTHLPYIKGAVPSPRAYPATCRFAERCSYATDYCRSNTPQLEEFEPGHFIRCFRAKELD, via the coding sequence ATGAGTGGAGAAAACCTTCTCACGATTGAGGACCTTTCCGTTGCTTTTAAAAGCGGTGCAGGGGATCCTGTAGAGGTAATAGACAGAGTATCGTTAAAATTGGAACGAGGAAGGACTCTATCCCTTGTAGGGGAGTCGGGCTGCGGAAAAAGCGTAACTGCTTCTTCGGTTATGCGTATTTTGCCTCAACCATACGGAATTGTTACCAATGGAAAAATTCTTTTTGAGGGTCAAAACATTTTGGATCTGCCAATCGATGAAATGTATAAAAAACGCGGTGCAGAGATTGCGATGATCTTCCAAGAACCTATGACGGCTTTAAACCCTGTGCACATTGTTGAAAAGCAAATTGGAGAAGTCTTTGAACTTCACCGTCCGGAAATAGCAAAGGACGAAAGACAAACACACGTTTTGAAGGTTTTAAAAGATGTAGAAATGCCGTCTGCCGAACAGCGTTTAAAAAACTATCCTTTCCAGCTTTCAGGCGGAATGAGACAGCGTGTTATGATTGCTATGGCCCTTGCAGGCCATCCTAAACTGCTTATTGCAGATGAACCGACGACGGCCTTGGACGTTACCGTTCAAGCCCAAATTTTGGCCCTTATAAAGGCCTTACAAGAAAAAAACAATATGAGCGTTCTGTATATCACACATGATATGGGTGTTGTTGCAGAAGTCAGCGATGATGTTGCGGTTATGTATGCGGGACAGATTGTTGAAACCGCCGATGTTAATACTATTTTTAAAAACCCGCGTCATCCTTACACAAGAGGATTAATTGCGTCCATGCCCAAGATGAACTCTGAGCCTAAGACGCATCTACCATATATTAAAGGTGCCGTACCCTCTCCAAGGGCTTATCCTGCCACCTGCCGCTTTGCAGAAAGATGTTCTTATGCAACCGATTATTGCCGGTCAAATACTCCCCAGCTTGAGGAATTTGAACCCGGACATTTTATCAGATGCTTTAGAGCAAAGGAGTTAGACTAA